TAAGAGCTTATTCTACAGTTTGTGGGGCCGAGGTAAAACAGATTGATTTCAAAGTCGGAAATTCTGTGCCACTGTTGCAGCCGAGTGCTACCGTAAAAGAATGCGATGATGATTCCGATGCAGTTAAAACGGTTAACCTGGCGAATTACAGACAACAGTTTACCACAGATACCGGAGTAACCGCCACCTATTACCAGACATTGGCTGATGCGCACAATAAGACCAATTCAATTTCGAATCAGGTGAGCGTTAATGGAAACGGAACTTATTATCTGAGATTCCATAAAAATAATTTCTGTGATGTTATTGGGGAATTAAAGGTTACTATTCAGATTCCGAAAGAATCAACACAACTTATAGACCAGCAAATCTGTCCGGGAACTACAACTGTGTTGGATGCAGGTCCGGGATTCGATGCATACCTGTGGAGCACAGGCGCAACAACTCCAAATGTAACCGTGCCGGTGGGTAATTATTGGGTAGATCTTACGCATAATGGATGTACTTACCGACAGACAGTTTCTGTGACTGCAGTTTCGCTTCCGGAAATCACTGGTGTTGTAATACAGGGAAGTACGGTAACCGTGACTGCCACAGGTGGAAACGCGCCTTATCAGTATGCAATTGACGGCGGCGCATATCAATCCTCCAATGTATTCACCAACGTGAGAGGCGGCGACCACATTGTGTCCGTAATTTCTGCTGACAACTGTAACCCTGTGACAGCGACCATAAATGTTATTGAACTTTACAATGCGATTACCCCCAATGGAGACGGCATTAATGACGTGCTGAATTACTCTGCGCTACTGAAAAAAGAGGAAGCATTCCTGCAGATTTATGACCGTTATGGTAAACTGGTTTTCACCGGAGATCAAAACAACCGATTTACCTGGGATGGTAAAATATCCGGAAAAAGTATGGGTACCGGAACGTTCTGGTATGTTATGAAATGGAAGGAACCGGGATCAAGCACCGTTACAGAATACAGCGGCTGGGTACTGGTAAAGAACAGAGAATAGCAAAAACAATTTCATAAAAAAACCTGAATTCCACGGATATTCAGGTTTTTTATTTTTGAATTTTATTATCATTCGCTTGAGGCGGTGAGTTTTATGAGCATCTTTTCAGTTTCTGTTTTCAGCTCTTCAATCCCATCATTATTAAAAATGATGAAATCAGCACGTTTTATTTTATCTTTTTCAGGCATCTGTTTGTCCATCACCGCTTCGATTTCGCGGTAGGTCTTGCCATCTCTGTCCATCACGCGCTTAATTCGGATATTGTCATCGGCGGTTACCAGAACTGATTGATAGCAGCTTTCATTCAGTTTTAATTCGAACAGCAAAGCGGTTTCTTTAAAGAGAAATTCAGCATCCTGAATTCCTACCCAGCTTTCAAAATCATTTTTAACAGCAGGATGAATTAAAGAATTGAGTTTCAGCAATAATTCCTGATTACCGAATACCCGTTCTGCAACATATCTGCGGTTATAAAAACCGTTCTCATCATAGGCTTCCTGCCCTAAAAGATTGATGATGCGTTGTTTTAAATCCTCATCAACATTTACAATGTCTTTGGCGCGGTCATCAGAATAATAAACCGGAAAGCCTGCTTCTTCTATGAATTTGGCCACCGTAGTTTTTCCGGAACCGATGCCGCCGGTTAACCCGACAATTTTCTGGGTTGCGGTTTCAGAATTCTGTATTGGATCTTCCATCATTTTAATATCCAAAAACGTCGTTCATGCTGAAAGTTTCATCAAGACGAACCCCTTTTTCAGTCATTTTCAGACTGGCAAGTTCGTTGTGGGCATCGTGTTCAAAAAAGAGCAGGTATTCATTATCTACACACTGCTTCAGAAATTTTGCTTTTTCCTCCATCGTCAATAGCGGACGTGTATCGTAACCCATTACATAAACTTGGGGAATATGCCCGGCTGTCGGGATTAAATCGGCCGCGAAAACAATGGTTTTTTCCTGATACTGAATTACGGGAAGCATCTGCTTTTCGGTATGTCCGTCTACAAAGATCACATCCATTTTAAGGTCTGGTGCGAAACCGTAATTTCCGTTGTTCGGAGTCGGCAAAAAGTTAAGCTGACCACTTTCCTGCATCGGGAGTATATTTTCTTTCAGAAAGCTTGCTTTTTCCCGTGGATTGGGTTGTGTTGCCCACTTCCAGTGTTCTTCATTGGTCCAGAAATGCGCATTTTTAAAAGCGGGACGGTAACCGGTTTTGTCATCATTCCATTCAATCGCGCCACCACAGTGGTCGAAATGAAGGTGAGTGAGGAAGACATCGGTAATATCTTCGCGTACAAAGCCGTATTTTTTCAGGTTTTTATCCAGGGAATCGTCGCCCCAAAGAGAATAATGTCCGAAGAATTTTTCGTCCTGTTTGTTTCCGAGTCCGCAATCGATAAGGATTAATTTTTTTCCGTCTTC
The window above is part of the Kaistella faecalis genome. Proteins encoded here:
- the coaE gene encoding dephospho-CoA kinase (Dephospho-CoA kinase (CoaE) performs the final step in coenzyme A biosynthesis.), with protein sequence MMEDPIQNSETATQKIVGLTGGIGSGKTTVAKFIEEAGFPVYYSDDRAKDIVNVDEDLKQRIINLLGQEAYDENGFYNRRYVAERVFGNQELLLKLNSLIHPAVKNDFESWVGIQDAEFLFKETALLFELKLNESCYQSVLVTADDNIRIKRVMDRDGKTYREIEAVMDKQMPEKDKIKRADFIIFNNDGIEELKTETEKMLIKLTASSE
- a CDS encoding MBL fold metallo-hydrolase, which gives rise to MKLYPIQCGKFKLDGGAMFGVVPKTIWEKTNPADERNLIELGTRSLLVEDGKKLILIDCGLGNKQDEKFFGHYSLWGDDSLDKNLKKYGFVREDITDVFLTHLHFDHCGGAIEWNDDKTGYRPAFKNAHFWTNEEHWKWATQPNPREKASFLKENILPMQESGQLNFLPTPNNGNYGFAPDLKMDVIFVDGHTEKQMLPVIQYQEKTIVFAADLIPTAGHIPQVYVMGYDTRPLLTMEEKAKFLKQCVDNEYLLFFEHDAHNELASLKMTEKGVRLDETFSMNDVFGY